The following proteins are co-located in the Anaerolineae bacterium genome:
- a CDS encoding FAD-dependent oxidoreductase has protein sequence MARVLREPARELPVIAEADVVVAGGGPAGFAAAVAAAREGARTVLVERYGFLGGLATAGMVAPILGHTAHDSDTPIVQGILQEMTDRMHALGGATGWEEALKQWGINFDVEAFKYVADEMISQEDVELLLHTLAVDAVAADGHLEGVVVESKSGRQAVVGKVVIDATGDADLAARAGLPFTQGRAFDGAVQSMGSFFYLAGVPDLGEAQRRKAIELVRRKLETGELSFYHPGFLAVNTVHDDYYSPNVTRIPADPTDVGDLTRGELMARREVWKLLETLRAEAEGFEDAYILATAPQVGARESRQVTGLYTLTGDDVTSGRKFEDAVARGSWWIDIHCPLGHTYPVHLCIRECPRGERCAFWKAENRRMYPDRESLCPPQGDWYDIPYRCLVPKGSANLLVAGRSISATHEAMAGARVMGTCMAIGEAAGVAAALAAAEDGVVAHVDVQTLRSRLSGNGALV, from the coding sequence ATGGCGAGGGTGTTGAGGGAGCCGGCGCGCGAACTGCCGGTGATCGCGGAGGCGGACGTAGTGGTGGCGGGCGGCGGCCCGGCTGGGTTCGCTGCCGCGGTGGCGGCAGCGCGGGAGGGGGCGCGCACTGTGCTGGTCGAGCGGTATGGGTTCCTGGGTGGGTTGGCCACGGCAGGCATGGTGGCGCCCATTCTGGGACACACTGCCCACGACAGCGACACGCCCATCGTGCAGGGCATTCTGCAGGAGATGACCGATCGCATGCACGCCCTGGGCGGCGCCACCGGCTGGGAAGAGGCGCTGAAGCAGTGGGGCATCAACTTCGACGTGGAGGCATTCAAGTACGTCGCTGACGAGATGATCTCCCAGGAGGACGTAGAGCTGCTCTTGCACACCCTGGCGGTAGATGCCGTCGCGGCCGACGGCCATCTGGAGGGCGTGGTGGTGGAGAGCAAGTCGGGCCGGCAGGCCGTGGTGGGGAAGGTGGTCATAGACGCCACCGGGGACGCGGACCTGGCTGCGCGCGCCGGCCTTCCCTTCACTCAGGGACGGGCCTTCGATGGGGCGGTGCAATCCATGGGCTCCTTCTTCTACCTCGCCGGGGTCCCCGACCTGGGAGAAGCACAACGCCGGAAGGCCATTGAGCTGGTGCGACGGAAGCTGGAGACGGGCGAACTCAGCTTCTATCACCCCGGCTTCTTGGCGGTCAACACGGTGCACGATGACTACTACTCCCCCAACGTGACCCGCATTCCGGCCGATCCTACCGACGTGGGGGACCTGACTCGGGGCGAGCTCATGGCGCGTCGGGAGGTCTGGAAGCTGCTGGAGACGCTGCGCGCCGAGGCCGAGGGGTTCGAGGACGCCTACATCCTGGCCACGGCCCCGCAGGTAGGGGCCCGGGAGAGCCGGCAAGTGACGGGCCTGTACACCCTCACCGGCGACGACGTCACCTCCGGCCGCAAGTTCGAAGACGCGGTGGCCCGTGGTTCGTGGTGGATAGACATACATTGCCCCCTGGGACACACCTATCCCGTGCACCTGTGCATCCGGGAGTGCCCTCGAGGCGAGCGGTGTGCCTTCTGGAAGGCGGAGAATCGGAGGATGTACCCGGACCGGGAGTCTCTCTGCCCACCCCAAGGGGACTGGTACGACATCCCCTACCGCTGCCTGGTTCCTAAAGGCAGCGCCAACTTGCTGGTAGCAGGCCGGAGCATCTCCGCCACTCATGAAGCCATGGCCGGCGCTCGGGTGATGGGCACCTGCATGGCCATCGGGGAAGCGGCCGGGGTGGCAGCAGCCCTGGCGGCCGCCGAGGATGGTGTGGTCGCCCATGTAGACGTGCAGACCCTGCGGAGCCGGCTGTCCGGCAATGGTGCCCTGGTGTAG
- a CDS encoding FAD-dependent oxidoreductase has protein sequence MDSREYVIVGGGLAGGRASEGARQVDDRGSILLLTQEPHRPYQRPPLSKGYLRGEQGLDRVYLQPESYYPDHRLEVRTGVRVVELLPRERRLRLDDGSVIGYGRLLLATGGRARRLELPGGDLPGVHTLRTIEDSDAIRAAAGQATRAVVLGGGFIGAEVAASLAMMGKEVTMVFPEAWLQGRLVPEDLGQHLHRFYRERGVTILPGDVAVAVEGREQVERVALSQGRSLPADIVVMGVGILLNTELAHAAGLEVDRQGAIVVDERLRTSDPHIYAAGDIASWPDPTFGRRLRLEHWSVARGQGAQAGRNMAGAEEPYTAFPSFMTVMFDLAVRVWGDLETWEATVRRGLPEEGSFAYFYFREGRLVGALGSGLPEEEETAVPALVQRRPRFDEVAAMLADPQVSLAELPA, from the coding sequence ATGGATAGCAGGGAGTACGTCATCGTCGGTGGAGGTCTGGCCGGAGGACGAGCGTCGGAGGGCGCCCGCCAGGTGGATGACCGGGGCAGCATCCTCCTTCTCACTCAGGAGCCGCACCGGCCCTACCAGCGTCCGCCGCTGTCCAAAGGGTACCTTCGGGGCGAGCAGGGCTTGGACCGGGTGTACCTGCAACCGGAGTCCTACTACCCGGACCATCGCCTGGAAGTGCGCACTGGCGTCCGGGTGGTGGAGCTGCTGCCGCGCGAGCGACGGCTCAGGCTGGACGATGGCAGCGTCATCGGCTACGGAAGGCTCCTGCTGGCCACCGGAGGACGGGCGCGACGGCTGGAGTTGCCGGGGGGCGATCTGCCGGGGGTGCATACCCTCCGCACCATCGAGGATTCCGACGCCATCCGCGCCGCCGCTGGGCAGGCCACTCGGGCCGTGGTGCTCGGAGGCGGCTTCATCGGGGCCGAGGTGGCCGCGTCGCTCGCCATGATGGGTAAAGAGGTGACCATGGTGTTCCCCGAGGCCTGGCTTCAGGGCCGTCTCGTGCCCGAAGACCTGGGGCAGCACCTGCACCGCTTCTACCGTGAACGTGGGGTCACAATCCTCCCGGGCGACGTCGCTGTCGCAGTGGAGGGCCGGGAGCAGGTGGAGCGGGTAGCCCTGAGCCAGGGCCGATCGCTTCCGGCTGACATAGTAGTCATGGGGGTGGGCATCCTGCTCAACACCGAGCTGGCCCATGCAGCGGGCCTGGAAGTGGACCGGCAGGGGGCGATAGTGGTGGATGAACGCCTGCGCACCAGCGACCCGCACATCTACGCCGCGGGCGACATTGCCTCCTGGCCCGATCCCACCTTCGGCAGGCGACTGCGGCTGGAGCACTGGAGTGTGGCCCGGGGACAGGGCGCTCAGGCGGGAAGGAACATGGCGGGGGCGGAGGAACCCTATACCGCGTTCCCTTCCTTCATGACGGTGATGTTCGACCTGGCGGTGCGGGTGTGGGGCGACCTGGAGACGTGGGAAGCGACGGTGCGGCGGGGCCTGCCCGAGGAAGGCAGCTTCGCCTACTTCTACTTCCGAGAGGGGCGGCTGGTAGGAGCACTGGGGAGCGGCCTCCCCGAGGAGGAAGAGACGGCGGTTCCGGCGTTGGTGCAGAGGCGGCCCCGATTCGATGAGGTGGCTGCCATGCTAGCGGACCCTCAAGTGTCGCTGGCAGAGCTGCCCGCCTGA
- a CDS encoding sulfite exporter TauE/SafE family protein, with translation MGAWVEEGVLAWYLYVAVVAAGFAAGFINTLAGSGSLITLPLLIFIGLPATVANATNRVGILLQNVVSTGSFHQGKVLDWKYGLMLSVPAVIGSLIGAQIAVNLNEELMRRAIGVVMAIMLFVILFRPNQWLKGRPEGARSYPNLLEILIFFGLGIYGGFIQAGVGIFLLSGLVLASGYDLVRANAIKVLIILLVTIMAMAIFMANSLIDWGVGLLLAVGNMTGAWVACRVAVRSGARFIRWLLIAVVLVSALDLLGIRDLIGRLL, from the coding sequence ATGGGCGCATGGGTCGAGGAGGGCGTGTTGGCCTGGTATCTGTACGTGGCGGTGGTCGCCGCCGGCTTCGCGGCCGGATTCATCAACACCCTGGCTGGCAGCGGTTCGCTGATAACGTTGCCTCTGCTGATATTCATAGGGCTTCCCGCCACGGTGGCCAACGCCACCAACCGCGTGGGCATTCTCCTGCAGAACGTAGTGAGCACGGGCAGCTTCCACCAGGGGAAGGTGCTGGACTGGAAGTACGGCCTCATGCTCTCCGTCCCGGCGGTCATCGGCTCCCTCATCGGGGCCCAGATCGCAGTGAACCTGAACGAAGAGTTGATGCGCCGGGCCATCGGTGTGGTGATGGCGATCATGCTGTTCGTCATCCTGTTTCGGCCCAACCAGTGGCTCAAGGGCCGGCCTGAGGGCGCCCGCAGCTACCCTAACCTGCTGGAGATCCTCATCTTCTTCGGCCTGGGCATCTACGGCGGCTTCATCCAGGCCGGGGTGGGCATCTTCTTGCTCTCGGGGCTGGTGCTGGCCAGCGGTTACGACCTTGTCCGTGCCAACGCCATCAAGGTCCTGATCATCCTTCTGGTCACCATCATGGCCATGGCTATCTTCATGGCCAACAGCCTGATAGACTGGGGAGTGGGGCTGCTGCTGGCGGTGGGCAACATGACTGGCGCCTGGGTCGCCTGTCGGGTGGCCGTGAGGAGCGGGGCGCGGTTCATCCGCTGGCTGCTCATTGCGGTGGTGCTGGTGTCGGCCCTGGATCTCCTGGGCATCCGCGACCTGATCGGCCGCCTGCTCTAG
- a CDS encoding helix-turn-helix domain-containing protein — MSREEIPSTDSWFTLSQAAKYLGVHFATLRRWADAGEVACLRTPGGRRRFARNDLDAFLEGRRQPATFGALAPLETHVLEVTRRALAEQEVHPKSWLVRSGQEDRQYFRQSGRRLLGLVLQFSARPDGESFLREGRRLGADHGAHCSRAGLSLSETVQAFFHFRRSLLSAIHESGTFGGPPDVHSLMVYQRASDFLDEVLLSTIESYQTQSPAPTIPPA; from the coding sequence GTGAGCCGAGAAGAGATACCATCCACCGATTCCTGGTTCACCCTCAGTCAGGCAGCCAAGTACCTCGGCGTTCACTTCGCCACTCTGCGGCGCTGGGCCGATGCCGGTGAGGTCGCCTGCCTTCGCACCCCCGGCGGGCGTCGCCGCTTTGCCCGAAACGACCTGGACGCCTTCCTGGAAGGCAGGCGGCAGCCGGCCACATTCGGCGCCTTGGCCCCTCTGGAGACCCACGTTCTGGAGGTGACTCGGCGTGCGCTCGCCGAACAGGAGGTCCATCCCAAGAGCTGGCTGGTACGTTCCGGGCAGGAGGATCGTCAGTACTTCCGCCAATCCGGCAGGCGGCTGCTCGGTCTCGTCCTTCAGTTCAGCGCTCGGCCCGACGGAGAAAGCTTCCTCCGCGAGGGGCGTCGCCTGGGGGCCGACCATGGGGCCCACTGCAGCCGGGCGGGTCTCAGCCTCAGCGAGACGGTTCAGGCGTTCTTTCACTTCCGGCGCTCTCTGCTATCCGCCATCCACGAATCGGGCACGTTTGGCGGTCCGCCTGACGTTCACAGCCTGATGGTCTACCAGAGGGCCAGCGATTTCCTGGACGAGGTGCTGCTTTCCACCATCGAGAGCTACCAGACCCAATCGCCCGCACCCACCATTCCCCCCGCCTGA
- a CDS encoding TIGR04053 family radical SAM/SPASM domain-containing protein gives MPIIRQPHYDLTQRPFLVIWEATQACDLACRHCRASSQPHRHPEELTSDEARHLIDQVEAFGHPRPLFIITGGDPFKREDLFDLSAYASEKGLMPAVSPSGTPLLNRENLGHLKESGTRVISLSLDGSTPEFHDDFRRVPGSYQLTLDGWRAAQELGIKVQVNSTVTGHNLDDLPRLLELVREMGAMTWSVFFLVPTGRGQADDMISPQDHEAVMNFLYEASHMVSLKTTEGHHYKRVVLQRQALEERGLPPEDHLPLNHTYYRLRDGLAQVGRAPAVPAPQERMRRSPLHINAGDGFVFVSHRGEIYPSGYLPLAAGSVREAPLAEVYRESQIFRSLRDRSKLEGRCGRCEFNRVCGGSRSRAFAFTGNPLAEDPSCMYEPGSFPFGLETTPETREAS, from the coding sequence ATGCCCATCATCCGACAGCCCCACTACGACCTGACCCAGCGACCCTTCCTGGTGATCTGGGAAGCTACCCAGGCCTGCGATCTGGCCTGCCGTCACTGCCGCGCCTCATCCCAGCCTCACCGTCACCCCGAGGAGCTGACCTCCGACGAGGCTCGCCACCTGATTGACCAGGTGGAAGCATTCGGTCACCCGCGACCGTTGTTCATCATCACCGGCGGCGACCCTTTCAAGCGCGAAGACCTGTTCGACCTCTCCGCCTATGCCTCCGAGAAAGGATTGATGCCGGCCGTATCACCTTCGGGCACTCCGCTGCTGAACCGCGAGAACCTGGGGCACCTCAAGGAGTCGGGGACCAGAGTCATCTCGCTGAGCCTGGATGGCTCTACCCCCGAGTTCCACGACGACTTCCGACGGGTGCCCGGCTCGTACCAGTTGACGCTGGATGGCTGGCGAGCCGCCCAGGAACTGGGGATCAAGGTCCAGGTGAACTCCACCGTCACCGGCCACAATCTGGACGACCTACCGCGTCTGCTGGAGTTGGTGCGGGAGATGGGCGCCATGACCTGGAGCGTCTTCTTCCTCGTTCCCACCGGTCGAGGCCAGGCGGACGACATGATCTCTCCCCAGGATCACGAGGCGGTGATGAACTTCCTCTACGAGGCCTCCCACATGGTCAGCCTCAAGACCACCGAGGGTCACCACTACAAGCGAGTGGTCCTCCAGCGCCAGGCCCTCGAGGAGCGAGGACTCCCGCCTGAGGATCACCTACCACTGAACCACACCTACTACCGATTGCGGGATGGGCTGGCCCAGGTTGGCAGGGCGCCCGCAGTCCCTGCGCCGCAGGAGAGGATGCGCCGGTCGCCCCTGCACATCAACGCGGGCGACGGGTTCGTGTTCGTCTCCCACCGCGGCGAGATCTACCCCAGCGGCTACCTCCCCCTCGCAGCCGGCAGCGTCCGGGAAGCCCCTCTGGCGGAGGTCTACCGGGAGAGCCAAATCTTCCGCTCTCTACGGGACCGATCGAAGCTTGAGGGGCGCTGTGGGCGGTGCGAGTTCAACCGGGTATGCGGCGGCTCCCGCTCCCGCGCCTTTGCCTTCACCGGGAACCCTCTGGCCGAGGACCCATCCTGCATGTACGAGCCCGGCAGCTTTCCCTTCGGCCTCGAGACAACGCCAGAGACGAGGGAGGCATCGTGA
- a CDS encoding radical SAM protein, translating to MISITKLLCGRSAQGDGLRYRWRTDAHASGLDAALARKPIVVWNSTKACNLRCIHCYYTAHPQADPDELTTAEARAMIDDLAAFGAPVLLFSGGEPLLRPDLYELGAYAVKRGLRAVISTNGTLIGSDEAGRIGKAGFSYVGISLDGVGETNDRFRGAVGAFEAALRGFRACQTAGVRTGLRLTLNRHNVRDLSSILDLLEKERIPRACFYHLVYAGRGRRMQEDDLTLSQTREAVDVLFDRALEWQQRGVDIELLTVDNHADGPYLLQRVQRHQPERYQEVLELLRASGGNASGIGIAAVDHRGEVHADQFWQHHSFGNVRERPFGQIWTDLSDPLMAGLKHRKPLLIGRCAGCRYLDICNGNFRVRAEAVHGDVWAPDPACYLTDEEIGL from the coding sequence GTGATCAGCATCACCAAGCTCCTCTGCGGCCGGTCGGCCCAGGGCGACGGCCTCCGCTACCGCTGGCGCACGGATGCCCACGCGAGCGGACTGGACGCAGCCCTGGCGCGCAAGCCCATCGTGGTGTGGAACTCCACCAAGGCCTGCAACCTGCGCTGCATCCACTGCTACTACACCGCCCACCCCCAGGCCGACCCCGACGAGCTCACCACGGCCGAGGCCCGGGCCATGATTGACGACCTGGCTGCGTTCGGCGCTCCGGTGCTGCTCTTCTCTGGCGGCGAACCCCTGCTGCGCCCCGACCTGTACGAGCTGGGGGCATATGCGGTGAAGCGAGGGCTGCGCGCCGTCATCTCCACCAACGGTACCCTCATCGGAAGCGATGAGGCCGGCCGCATTGGCAAGGCCGGTTTCTCCTACGTGGGCATCTCGCTAGACGGCGTCGGGGAGACCAACGACCGCTTCCGGGGGGCCGTCGGCGCCTTCGAGGCCGCCCTGCGCGGGTTCCGCGCCTGCCAGACAGCGGGCGTGCGCACTGGCCTTCGCCTCACCCTCAACCGGCACAATGTGCGCGACCTCTCCTCCATCCTGGACCTGCTGGAGAAAGAGCGAATCCCCCGTGCCTGCTTCTACCACCTGGTCTACGCCGGCAGGGGTAGGCGCATGCAGGAAGATGACCTCACCTTGAGCCAGACCCGCGAAGCGGTGGACGTGCTGTTCGACCGGGCCCTGGAGTGGCAACAGCGCGGGGTGGACATCGAGCTTCTCACGGTGGACAACCACGCCGACGGCCCCTACCTACTGCAGCGGGTGCAGCGCCACCAGCCGGAGCGCTACCAGGAGGTGTTGGAGCTACTACGAGCTAGCGGCGGCAACGCCTCCGGCATCGGCATCGCCGCAGTGGACCACCGAGGCGAGGTGCATGCAGACCAGTTCTGGCAACATCATTCCTTCGGCAACGTGCGCGAGCGGCCCTTCGGCCAGATCTGGACCGACCTGAGCGACCCGCTGATGGCCGGGCTCAAGCACCGCAAACCCTTACTCATCGGGCGCTGCGCCGGTTGCCGCTACCTCGATATCTGCAATGGTAACTTCCGCGTCCGGGCCGAGGCCGTGCATGGTGATGTGTGGGCCCCCGACCCCGCGTGCTACCTTACCGATGAGGAGATCGGGCTGTAG
- a CDS encoding Lrp/AsnC family transcriptional regulator, translated as MDDTDRRLLDALQGELPLVPRLYHAVGEQVRLAEEDVLEKVARLKEAGIIRQIGPIFDSRRLGYRSTLCAFRVEPDRLDQVARRISAHPGVSHNYSREHEYNLWFTLTLPLQCDAAAEISRLASQPGVTDYLDLPALQVFKIGVRFSLTSEGDEGDGRATSAPEEQRPLTDFERRLVREAQDDLPVVPRPFLPAATRLGVTEEELLHALEHLREQRIMRRFSAVLRHRRAGFTANGMGCWAIPEERIEEAGRAASSFREVSHCYHRPAHPPWWPYTLFTMLHGRERAEVAAAAERLRQAIAPDDYALLFSDKEYKKERVRYFQET; from the coding sequence ATGGATGATACCGATCGCCGGCTGCTGGACGCGCTGCAAGGCGAGCTGCCCCTGGTGCCTCGGCTCTACCACGCCGTGGGCGAGCAGGTGAGGTTGGCCGAGGAAGACGTGCTCGAGAAGGTGGCACGGCTCAAAGAGGCAGGCATCATCCGCCAGATCGGGCCCATCTTCGATTCCCGTCGGCTGGGCTACCGCAGCACCCTCTGCGCCTTCCGCGTCGAGCCCGATCGTCTGGACCAGGTGGCCCGCCGCATCAGCGCCCATCCGGGCGTCAGTCACAACTACTCCCGCGAGCACGAGTACAACCTCTGGTTCACCCTCACCCTGCCCCTCCAGTGCGACGCGGCAGCGGAGATCTCTCGGCTGGCGAGCCAGCCGGGCGTGACCGACTACCTCGACCTGCCCGCCCTGCAGGTGTTCAAGATCGGAGTCCGGTTCAGCCTGACCAGCGAAGGCGACGAGGGAGATGGACGGGCGACCAGTGCTCCGGAAGAGCAGCGACCTCTCACCGACTTCGAGCGCCGGCTGGTGCGAGAAGCCCAAGACGACCTGCCGGTGGTTCCCAGGCCGTTCTTGCCCGCCGCTACCCGGCTGGGGGTTACCGAGGAGGAACTGCTGCACGCCCTGGAGCACCTTCGGGAACAACGGATCATGCGCCGGTTCTCCGCCGTGCTCAGGCATCGGCGGGCCGGCTTCACCGCCAACGGCATGGGCTGCTGGGCCATACCCGAGGAACGCATCGAGGAGGCGGGGCGAGCCGCCTCCAGCTTCAGAGAGGTGAGCCACTGCTACCACCGCCCCGCCCACCCGCCTTGGTGGCCCTACACCCTCTTCACCATGCTCCACGGGCGGGAGAGAGCCGAGGTGGCCGCCGCCGCAGAGCGGTTGCGCCAGGCCATAGCCCCGGACGACTACGCATTGCTCTTCAGCGACAAGGAGTACAAGAAAGAGCGAGTACGCTACTTCCAGGAGACGTAG
- a CDS encoding nitrilase — protein MRDLTVAAVNFRAEPGAIDDNLSRTEAWVARLADRGVEMVCFPEMSLCGYDHSPRARSFAQPVPGPITERLETLAARQGAVVLAGLAETDAAGRLFISQVIVGPEGLIGTYRKAHLGPFERETFSAGDEVPVFATDVCTFGVQLCYDTHFPEMSSIQGLAGAEVLFFPFASPHGDPQTRRERIMRYLPARAYDNACYVVTCNLTGQSAAGSRRSFPGTALIVSPKGELMNEQVGWEEGAAVATLSAAELRRIGGTRMGHFHDHRRPELYGALCRPTAEQHPSPGGERKAIPESEAGASTSLPDSTKEIVE, from the coding sequence GTGCGAGACCTGACCGTGGCCGCAGTCAACTTCAGGGCCGAGCCGGGCGCCATAGACGACAACCTCAGCCGAACGGAGGCGTGGGTGGCGAGGCTGGCTGACCGGGGGGTGGAGATGGTGTGCTTCCCGGAGATGTCCCTCTGCGGGTACGATCACTCGCCCCGAGCGCGCTCCTTCGCCCAGCCCGTGCCCGGGCCCATCACCGAACGGTTGGAGACGTTGGCGGCCCGGCAAGGCGCGGTAGTGCTTGCCGGCCTGGCCGAGACCGACGCCGCCGGCCGCCTTTTCATCAGCCAGGTGATAGTGGGACCCGAGGGGCTGATCGGTACCTACCGCAAGGCCCACCTGGGCCCCTTCGAGCGGGAGACGTTCTCCGCCGGCGATGAGGTGCCGGTGTTCGCGACGGACGTCTGCACCTTCGGCGTGCAGCTCTGCTACGACACCCACTTCCCCGAGATGAGTTCCATCCAGGGTTTGGCGGGAGCAGAAGTGCTCTTCTTCCCGTTCGCCTCGCCCCACGGCGACCCCCAGACCCGGCGGGAGCGGATCATGCGCTACCTGCCTGCCCGAGCCTACGACAACGCCTGCTACGTGGTCACATGCAACCTGACCGGCCAGAGCGCGGCTGGGAGCCGGAGGTCGTTCCCCGGTACTGCCCTCATAGTCAGCCCCAAGGGAGAGCTCATGAACGAGCAGGTGGGATGGGAGGAAGGAGCGGCAGTGGCGACTCTCTCCGCCGCCGAGCTACGGCGCATCGGGGGCACGAGGATGGGTCACTTCCACGATCACCGCCGGCCCGAGCTCTACGGCGCCCTTTGCCGGCCCACCGCCGAGCAACACCCGTCGCCCGGCGGCGAGAGGAAAGCGATTCCGGAGTCTGAGGCCGGCGCCTCCACGTCGTTGCCTGACTCCACAAAGGAGATAGTCGAGTGA